ATGCGGTCCGGGCCTGTCTCTTTATGTCCGCGCTACGCTCGCGACTCCCGGCACCGTAAACTTCTACCGCGGGACCACACTGATCCACTCCGCCACTGCCAGCTTCCATTACTACACTTATCCAAACAGTGCAGGAAAAACGACATCCTGGAAGATTACGTCAACCACGAATATCGACCAAGTCTCCGACGGGTGCGCCTGAGTGTAATTCCCGGGCGAAGGATTCGCCATAAAGCATTTCTGCAACCGGTTGAGGCCACATCACAATCTCGGTTCGGTCCGACCTTCGGCGTCGTTTACACAAAAGCGTACGAGGTGTGCCGCTGATGACTCTCAACCACCTCTCGCCGCACCGAACTAGAGCCCCTGGGTTGCTGTAAGCCTGCATGTAATCTTCCTGCTTGGTGAATAATCTTGGAACAGGGATCGACATCCTGGATCAGATCTAGGCCGCGGTCTAGGGGTGAGCCACGGCTACCGCATGTTCACTCGTAGTGGCACAAACAACATCTGGCGCGGCCGAGGTCCTAGGACTCGGCCGCGCCACGTTTGCGCCCAGGGACAGTAGCCAGCATGCAACGTAATTTGCGAGAGGCAGTCGCCAAATAAAACGGCGCCTCGATGAATCATCCCCATACGGGACGCAGATCGCTCGGCATCGGAGCGTCCGCGAGGCGCAGGTCACGATCCATCAGTCTCGGCGTAAGCTACGTCGACGGCGCAGTAACAGCAACGAAAGGTCTTGGCCGGCTCGTTTTTTCAGCCGACCAGCTTAAAACAGTGCGCGTAGCCCCGCCTCGTGCACCGCTTGCACCGCAGACGCACAAGCAGATCGTTGCGCAGTACACGTCGATGGTGCAGGGTTCGTGGACGACGACCCGACTCAGCCCCTGTCCACGGTGTTCGTATGTGACGTTGGTCCGATAACGGTCAACGTCGACGGCGACGGTCGCGTGCCCTCACCGCACCAGCCCCGATGAGCTGTTGACAAGACCCGGGTCTCGAAGCTGGGTTTCCGTAGACTGGTGCCGCGACGACGCGAGGGGGAAATGATGGCCAGGACAGTTTTCTACAGCTTTCACTACAAGAACGACGTGCACCGGGTGCAGCTCGTGGAGCAGATGGGTGCGCTGGAGGGGCAGCCGATTCTGAACTCCCAGGAGTGGGAGAAGATCGAAGCCCAGGGCCCGAACGCCGTACAGCGGTGGATCGACGAGCAGATGAAGCACAAGCGCACCGTCGCTGTACTCATCGGCCGGCAGACCTCGACGCGCCCGTGGGTGAAGTACGAGATCGAGAAGGCCTGGGCCGATGGTCGCCCCCTGCTCGGTGTCAGAATCCATGGTCTGTCGTCGATGGGATCGGTCGACAGTGAGGGGACAAATCCCTTCGATGTGGCTGACGTGCCCTCTCATCTAATCCCCGTGTTCGATCCGACACAGAAGGATTGGCGCGGCGTGATCGATTCGAAAGCGACGTACAACTACTTGGCCGCCAACATCGAAGGGTGGACCGGGCGGGGAGCGACCGCCTGACCGTGATGGCTGCGTGCCCTTTCTGCCTCATCGTCCGTGGTGAGGATCCCAACGCCATCGTTGTCATGGAGGACGAGGCGACAATCGTGATCTCGCCTCTGGCACCGGCGACTCGCGGACACCTGCTGGTCATCCCGAAGGCGCATGCGCCCCGACTATGGGAGCTATCGCCCGACGCGGCGGCAGCGGTGATGAACACCGTCACCCGGGTTGCTGGTGCTGCGAACCAGGCGTTACGCCCGGCGGGCGTGAACATCATCCAGTCCAACGGGGCTGCGGCGACGCAGACCGTCAATCACGTGCATGTACATGTCGTCCCCAGGTGGCGGGGTGATCGGATGATGCTGTCCTGGCCTCGCCGAGCGGCAGAATCCCAAGTGCAACAGCACGACACCGCAAACGTGGTCCGCGGAGCACTCGAGGCGGGCACACAGACAGCTCTGCCGATACAGACCGCGGAAGACCGGCGACAGCATCTCAACTTCATTCAGAGCGTCGTGTCTCGAATGGCATCCACATCCGCGTCTGCGAAGACGTGGCTGCTGCCAATTGTGACCGTCGCGTTCGGGTACGCGTTCGTGGAGCGGGACTGGGTCATCGCCGTGCTCGGCATCGTTGCCGTGCTCGTCTTCGCCCTACTGGACGCGAACTACCTCAAACAAGAGCGCTCGTTCCGCAAACTGTACGACCGTGTCGCTCGCGGGGAGCAGCTTCCTCCGTTCTCGATGAACCCCACCGTTGCCGGGCCGGAC
This genomic stretch from Rathayibacter sp. VKM Ac-2760 harbors:
- a CDS encoding TIR domain-containing protein, which produces MPRRREGEMMARTVFYSFHYKNDVHRVQLVEQMGALEGQPILNSQEWEKIEAQGPNAVQRWIDEQMKHKRTVAVLIGRQTSTRPWVKYEIEKAWADGRPLLGVRIHGLSSMGSVDSEGTNPFDVADVPSHLIPVFDPTQKDWRGVIDSKATYNYLAANIEGWTGRGATA
- a CDS encoding HIT domain-containing protein, with amino-acid sequence MDRAGSDRLTVMAACPFCLIVRGEDPNAIVVMEDEATIVISPLAPATRGHLLVIPKAHAPRLWELSPDAAAAVMNTVTRVAGAANQALRPAGVNIIQSNGAAATQTVNHVHVHVVPRWRGDRMMLSWPRRAAESQVQQHDTANVVRGALEAGTQTALPIQTAEDRRQHLNFIQSVVSRMASTSASAKTWLLPIVTVAFGYAFVERDWVIAVLGIVAVLVFALLDANYLKQERSFRKLYDRVARGEQLPPFSMNPTVAGPDGPAKANYWPDRQDWKSWAIAPFYLPMLAVGVCLLLYLAPWCRP